The window CAAGTGTTGAAGAAGATATAGCTTTTGGGCCGATCAATATGGGTCTCTCCAGAGAAGAGGTCGAAAACAGGGTTAAAGAAGCTCTAGAAATGGTGGGACTTACAGGTTTTGAAGAGAGAGCTCCGCATCATCTGAGCGGAGGGCAAAAGAAACTTGTGGCAATTGCAGGTATCCTTGCCATGCGCCCGGAAGTTATCGTGCTTGACGAGCCAACAGCCGGCCTCGATCCTCTGAGTTCAGCCCGCATCCTGGAACTGATCATGAAAATGAACCGGGAACTCGGAATCACCATGCTTCTTTCAACCCATGATGTGGATGTTGTCCCTTATTTTGCGGAAAGGGTTTTTGTCCTCCATCACGGGAGGCTTGAAGCTGATGGAACCCCCGAGGCGATATTCAATGACCCCGAGCTTCTCAGGAAAGCCCACTTAAGGCTCCCGAGGGTTGCAGAAGTCTTCGAAATGCTGCAGCAGGAAGGCGTTGATGTCAACATACAGATAACAGCCGAAACTGCAAGGGATGAGATCCTTCGGGTCATAGGCTCCGCACAGCAGAAAGCAAGAATGAATTAAAAACCTGAAAAGTTTTTTACAGGACATTTTCAGGAGAGTTTTTGATGGTAACACTTACTGATATCGAGCGCGAATCATACAAAAATAGCCCTATACACAGGCTTGACCCAAGGGTAAAACTGCTCTTTGCACTTGCCGTGATTCTTTATGTGGTTAGTCTGCCCCGCATCCATGATGATAATCTGGTCCGCCTCCTTGCAGTTGAAGCTTATCTTATAGTTC is drawn from Methanosarcina lacustris Z-7289 and contains these coding sequences:
- a CDS encoding energy-coupling factor ABC transporter ATP-binding protein codes for the protein MSKSNPPRNPGESVVVPEQIKGRNIPETGKNSEKAEQAYERTGTPILEVRDLCHRYPHLESNALDKINLKVFKGERVAVLGANGAGKSTLFKHLNGILRPLSGEVLVKGVKITKKNVRMCREAVGIVFQDPDDQVLAPSVEEDIAFGPINMGLSREEVENRVKEALEMVGLTGFEERAPHHLSGGQKKLVAIAGILAMRPEVIVLDEPTAGLDPLSSARILELIMKMNRELGITMLLSTHDVDVVPYFAERVFVLHHGRLEADGTPEAIFNDPELLRKAHLRLPRVAEVFEMLQQEGVDVNIQITAETARDEILRVIGSAQQKARMN